CTTTTGCCATAGAACGCATCTTTGTTTCCAGTGGTGAGTAAGGAACATCAATAACAATAAGTTCCGGACGGAAGAATGATTTATCCGGTACAACTGACATTCCTTCCAGTGGTTTCATACCAACACCTGTTCCGTTTACGAAGATGTATGAATCGTTCATTTCTTCTCTTAATTTTTCTTTGTCATCCAGATCGTAAAGAGTAGCTTTGCAGTTTGTCTTTTCATTGATCTTTCTTACTGTTTCTTCAGCGTTTGCCCAGAATTTATCATGAATATTGAAAATAGAGATTTCTTTTACGCCGTCAAGTGCAGCCTGGATTTCAATTGCTGTAGCAGCTCCGCCTGCGCCTGCGATTGTCATCTTCTTTCCGATCACATCGATATCGTTATCTTTTAACGCCTGCATGAATCCGATGCCATCTGTGATGTGTCCTGTTAAAACACCATCTTCATTTACGATTGTGTTAACTGCTCCACAAAGCTCTGCTGCCGGAGATAATTTGTCCAGATACTGTCCAACAACTGTTTTATTTGGCATAGACACGTTAGATCCTACCATTTTCAGAGCACGAAGTCCTTTTACTGCATCTTCCAGTGTGCTGTTGTCAACTTCAAATGCAAGGTAAGCATAATCCAGTCCAAGGTAAGCAAATGCTTCATTATGCATTGCCGGTGAGCTTGAATGTCTGATTGGATAAGCCATAAGTCCGATAAGTTCTGTGTGTCCTGTAATTCTCTCTGCCATGATTTGTTCTCCT
The sequence above is drawn from the Coprococcus comes ATCC 27758 genome and encodes:
- a CDS encoding shikimate dehydrogenase, with the protein product MAERITGHTELIGLMAYPIRHSSSPAMHNEAFAYLGLDYAYLAFEVDNSTLEDAVKGLRALKMVGSNVSMPNKTVVGQYLDKLSPAAELCGAVNTIVNEDGVLTGHITDGIGFMQALKDNDIDVIGKKMTIAGAGGAATAIEIQAALDGVKEISIFNIHDKFWANAEETVRKINEKTNCKATLYDLDDKEKLREEMNDSYIFVNGTGVGMKPLEGMSVVPDKSFFRPELIVIDVPYSPLETKMRSMAKEVGCKTMNGLGMMLFQGAAAFKLWTGKEMPIEHMKEVLNIRYDD